GCATTTTTAGGTCCAAAAAGTGGACATCTCCGGGTACGTATGGTATggacgtatggtcaccctaagAAAAAGAAAGCAACAACTTTAATGCACAAAATACATAAGCACATGATGCACTCGTTATAAATGCATACCTTCCTCTTGCAAAGGTGATCCAAGATCCTCTGTGGATTTCCGCGAATGACATTCTGCCTGCACAGCATGATAGCAGAAACGAACCCGTCTGTCTTGGACACGAACCTCTGCTCCAGGTAGAAGGACTTCTCGTCCCACGCCACGATCCGCGTGCGCAGCTCGAAGGCCTCGCCGAACGCCAGCGAGCGCCGGTAGCGGATGGTGGTGGCTCCGATCAGCATGGAGGCGTCGAGCGCACGCGCCGCCAGAAAGAGCCCGTTCCGCGTGCAGTACGCGTAGCGCGCGAAGTCGCACTCGCGCAGATAGCGGGCGTTATTCATGTGACACATAAAGTCCAGGTCGTGGAGGAGAACCCTTCCGTGAACCACCTGCTCCGCCATAACGTCTCGAACCGGACCCTGGAACCAGGACTTGATCACCATCCACGTTGCTCTCAAGAAGTACCAGACGTCAAAACTGCCGAACAGAAGCAGAGAGCCGGACAGAATCCACAGCAGCATGATTCTGTTACACAGTGAAgattattaattattcacaTCATGGATAATTCATACATATCACATGGAGACGCAGAACAGGGTTTCTAACAAGAGTGACCCGGCTTGCTAAAAACAACACGCAGGACATGATTgcatcttttttctttcttttaaaaaataaataaataaatatatatatttaaaaacagctATGGAAATACGTCACATCATTCATTCACATCGGAAATGAATCAAAAATCAACGTTTAGATTAAATATCAGATGTACATGTGGATCATAGGCAAGGTCGTGCAACGAAACCTATCCTAAGTAGACCGGGTTGAGTTTTAATACGTGTAAATTGGTAAACGGCGTGCGTTTATCAGTGTTCATATTCATAATCTTGTCAAATATGATTTTCTTGTTACTCACGCGATTGACACCCGCAAGACACCGGCTTCACGCACTTCCGCACAGACTGAAACCGTGCTCTGATTGGTTTGAGGAGGCCACGTGACTACGTCAGCAGGCCGCCAGACGAACGGCGTGACGCCAGAATTCCATCGTCACTtccaagaaaaacatttatctaAATTTTCTAAATTcaaacctcttttttttttttgattcaaACTTcgaatgaaaatgtatttttaatctattGAATTCTCTACAAACTTAAAAGCAATAGCTTTGCTAAAGGACTT
This portion of the Onychostoma macrolepis isolate SWU-2019 chromosome 02, ASM1243209v1, whole genome shotgun sequence genome encodes:
- the si:ch73-52e5.2 gene encoding protein THEM6 isoform X2 yields the protein MLLWILSGSLLLFGSFDVWYFLRATWMVIKSWFQGPVRDVMAEQVVHGRVLLHDLDFMCHMNNARYLRECDFARYAYCTRNGLFLAARALDASMLIGATTIRYRRSLAFGEAFELRTRIVAWDEKSFYLEQRFVSKTDGFVSAIMLCRQNVIRGNPQRILDHLCKRKVDCPEISEDLQHWIRFISASSQALRAESGLDDKTK
- the si:ch73-52e5.2 gene encoding protein THEM6 isoform X1 yields the protein MIHIIMLLWILSGSLLLFGSFDVWYFLRATWMVIKSWFQGPVRDVMAEQVVHGRVLLHDLDFMCHMNNARYLRECDFARYAYCTRNGLFLAARALDASMLIGATTIRYRRSLAFGEAFELRTRIVAWDEKSFYLEQRFVSKTDGFVSAIMLCRQNVIRGNPQRILDHLCKRKVDCPEISEDLQHWIRFISASSQALRAESGLDDKTK